The nucleotide window TGCCAGTGGCATGTTGAACCCCAAACAGGGTGTCCATAGGAGGAGAATGAAtcctattttattaataatacatATACATAACGATCAAAAGTGATTTTATTTTACATGTAATTAAGACCTTAGTATTATTTAGTTCACAATAACGCATATACATCATCAGGTactcattaatatatatattttttttaatttaaggaTTCATACTTAATTTCAATACCATACAATAGTTATTGTCAATATTTCCTTTCCAAAACAGAACTTGATTAGGCATTAAGAAGATAAGCATCGATATTCTTGGTCAAGCACATCATGTAGCTGATGTACTTGTCCGGATCAGGGATGTTCTCGTTTTGCTTTTCGAATTCCATAGTCCATTTCACCAAGCTCCCCTCACCCATGGGCGTGATGTTAAAGATGCTCCTCCAACTCTTATAATAGTTCAAGATTTGACCCTCCACCACTTTGAAAACCATCGTCTTGTTTTCGTCGTCAACGTTCTCAAGTATCTCTTTAACCATCTCAGACTTACCTACAACACGCATTAATTAGCCATACAAGAAGTATATGTTACTACATATATATCATATGCTTCAAATTGTGTGGAAAGAGTGCAAAAGTATTTTAGAGGTTTATGTATTAAGAGTcagattttattttgttttttttattaaaaaaatagacaaattaatcCTTTTACGTTAGATTAAAGAAACAAATTAGTTCTTTCGTTAaatatttcatctatttttactgttaaaaattgattCTTGTACATTAGTATAAAGTACTTATGGCATATCATGTGTTATTGTCTAATTATTTTATTAGCTACGTCAGTTTTTACAACAAAAATGGatgaaaaatttaacaaaaatgatttatttgctctttgatctaacgtacTAGTTTGCCTTTTTTTAGTATAATGGACTAAATATAATTGGATTCCTAATACATGAGGAAAAGCATATTTATATACGTGATTGTGTGAGCTATATATTTGATGGTATTTACCTTCGGAAACATAAGACCAAAGCCTGACACAGCCGACAGTATTCCAATCACCTTGAAGAAGTTTGCCATCTATCATTAATCCGTTGGACATCTTTGGTATCAAATGGGATTTGGTCCTGAAGGTATTGTAGAACTTATCAGCTGGTGTCTTGATCACTATTTCGCAATCCATCTTCTTAAGTTGAGCCATAGTTTCACTTCGTAGGAGACTAAGAATATAACTGAGAGGACTTGAATGCAGAATCGTTGTGTCTGGTCGAGTGCCTT belongs to Gossypium arboreum isolate Shixiya-1 chromosome 7, ASM2569848v2, whole genome shotgun sequence and includes:
- the LOC108487449 gene encoding MLP-like protein 28, with amino-acid sequence MAQLKKMDCEIVIKTPADKFYNTFRTKSHLIPKMSNGLMIDGKLLQGDWNTVGCVRLWSYVSEGKSEMVKEILENVDDENKTMVFKVVEGQILNYYKSWRSIFNITPMGEGSLVKWTMEFEKQNENIPDPDKYISYMMCLTKNIDAYLLNA